The following are encoded together in the Acetobacter vaccinii genome:
- a CDS encoding MFS transporter yields the protein MTDSFPAPSSLIGHPGLFSALSARALSTFAAQVLAVAVGWQVYALTHSAASLGLVGLAQFLPMMACIFPAGHAADQYNRKRIVLVCQTIETIAAAGMAYASFTNHLAPGMIYGLVALFGACKAFEMPAQQTFLPSLVPAAVFPRAAALSSSLFQFSCIAGPSVGGLLYGLGAGLCYTLCAIGFMLALLATSLMKLEAPTRARQPPSLAAVFGGIAFLRRKPTMLGAISLDLFAVLLGGATAMLPIFATDILHSGPMGLGLLRAAPAIGALVVAAVLARHPLGRHSGLWMFGAVAIFGLATIAFGLSRSTALSVIMLAILGGADVVSVMVRGALVQLGTPDDMRGRVSAVNMLFIGSSNQLGEFESGMLAQLLGPVPAVVLGGIGTLVITGVWMTLFPGLRRLDRLDSITTETP from the coding sequence ATGACCGACTCTTTCCCTGCGCCTTCGTCCCTTATCGGACATCCGGGCCTGTTTTCCGCCCTTTCTGCCCGCGCCCTTTCCACCTTTGCCGCACAGGTTCTGGCTGTGGCCGTGGGCTGGCAGGTTTACGCACTAACCCATAGCGCGGCCTCACTCGGGCTTGTCGGCCTGGCCCAGTTCCTGCCTATGATGGCCTGTATATTCCCCGCAGGGCATGCCGCCGACCAGTACAATCGCAAACGCATTGTGCTGGTCTGCCAGACGATTGAGACCATAGCAGCGGCAGGCATGGCGTATGCCTCCTTCACCAACCACCTTGCCCCTGGCATGATTTATGGTCTGGTCGCCCTGTTTGGTGCCTGCAAAGCATTTGAAATGCCAGCCCAGCAGACATTCCTGCCCTCCCTTGTGCCTGCGGCGGTTTTCCCACGGGCAGCGGCGCTGTCATCCTCCCTGTTCCAGTTCTCCTGCATTGCCGGGCCATCGGTCGGGGGGCTGCTTTACGGGCTGGGAGCGGGGCTATGCTATACGCTTTGTGCCATCGGTTTTATGCTGGCACTGCTTGCAACCTCACTCATGAAGCTGGAAGCCCCAACCCGGGCACGGCAGCCCCCCAGTCTGGCCGCCGTTTTTGGTGGCATTGCCTTTTTGCGCCGCAAACCCACCATGCTGGGTGCGATCTCGCTTGATCTGTTTGCCGTGCTGCTGGGTGGGGCCACAGCCATGCTGCCGATTTTTGCAACCGACATCCTGCATTCCGGCCCCATGGGGCTCGGCCTGTTGCGGGCCGCCCCGGCCATCGGTGCGCTGGTGGTTGCCGCCGTTCTGGCCCGCCACCCCTTGGGCCGTCATTCCGGGCTATGGATGTTTGGAGCTGTCGCCATATTCGGCCTTGCAACAATCGCCTTTGGGTTGTCCCGCTCCACCGCGCTCTCGGTCATCATGCTGGCCATTCTGGGCGGGGCTGATGTTGTCAGTGTCATGGTACGTGGCGCGCTGGTTCAGCTTGGCACCCCTGATGACATGCGCGGACGGGTGTCTGCTGTGAACATGCTCTTTATTGGCTCTTCCAACCAGTTGGGAGAGTTTGAGAGCGGCATGCTGGCCCAACTGCTTGGCCCGGTACCCGCCGTGGTACTGGGTGGCATCGGCACGCTGGTGATTACCGGCGTGTGGATGACACTGTTCCCCGGCCTACGCCGTCTGGACAGGCTGGACAGTATTACAACCGAGACACCCTGA
- a CDS encoding rhamnan synthesis F family protein, with product MADTPFPTGSICLFAAYTPDGNLPEYTRHYLRELTHNGLTTHCIFSGCQQVSPSSALFCQQHGIYPWPRANDGLDFGAWQFLLAQGVAHTAPYIVLANDSVLGPLRPLRHVLHAHTPVRYPVWGMVATRLVTPHLQSWFVGLSHTVLHTPHVQRVLALPFASMSRAEIIWHGELGLSVAIREAGFPLHAAWSDLHTPMARMCATNPMHTRWYSLAASGQVPFLKRELLRDNPFGLPGLQHWRQTIPVGSAFQPDWIADLRTEAPRPRATRPNWKGRALYALAATADRVVHGLRPVAPPAPPDD from the coding sequence ATGGCTGACACACCCTTCCCCACCGGGAGCATATGCCTTTTTGCCGCCTATACACCGGACGGAAACCTGCCCGAATACACCCGCCATTACCTGCGGGAACTGACCCATAACGGGCTGACAACACACTGTATTTTCTCAGGTTGTCAGCAGGTTTCCCCATCCTCCGCCCTGTTCTGTCAGCAGCATGGTATTTATCCTTGGCCACGTGCCAATGACGGGCTGGATTTTGGGGCATGGCAGTTCCTGCTGGCACAGGGGGTCGCCCACACCGCCCCTTATATTGTACTGGCCAATGACAGCGTGCTGGGGCCATTACGCCCCCTGCGCCACGTCCTGCACGCCCATACCCCGGTGCGCTACCCGGTCTGGGGCATGGTCGCGACACGGCTTGTAACACCGCATCTGCAATCCTGGTTTGTTGGCCTGTCGCATACGGTTTTACACACACCACACGTCCAACGTGTGCTGGCACTCCCTTTTGCCAGCATGAGCCGTGCGGAAATTATCTGGCATGGAGAACTTGGGTTATCCGTAGCCATCCGGGAAGCAGGCTTTCCCCTCCATGCCGCATGGAGCGACCTGCACACCCCCATGGCCCGCATGTGCGCAACAAATCCCATGCACACGCGATGGTATTCCCTGGCCGCGTCCGGTCAGGTGCCTTTTCTCAAACGGGAGTTGCTGCGGGATAATCCTTTTGGCCTGCCTGGCCTGCAGCACTGGCGCCAGACCATTCCCGTCGGATCGGCCTTTCAGCCCGATTGGATCGCAGACCTGCGGACAGAAGCCCCACGGCCCAGAGCAACCCGCCCAAACTGGAAAGGCCGCGCACTCTACGCACTGGCCGCAACAGCGGACAGAGTAGTCCACGGGTTACGCCCCGTAGCCCCACCTGCCCCCCCAGACGACTGA
- a CDS encoding cupin domain-containing protein, whose protein sequence is MTKSFRLMTALALTIPLAPSALAAPQPHAGTVVLTNEQIPWHAAPADFPHGVEIAHVYGTPSQAGPFVIRVRMPAHSWIAPHTHNMDETLSVLDGHFTHSVGADKATATTQDLGPGGFVHLPKNTPHALRTGDSPVTMEISGIGPFGMTYLNPADDPSKTPAK, encoded by the coding sequence ATGACAAAATCCTTTCGCCTCATGACCGCGCTGGCTCTGACCATCCCGCTGGCCCCCTCCGCTCTGGCAGCACCCCAGCCCCACGCTGGCACCGTTGTGCTGACAAACGAGCAGATCCCCTGGCATGCAGCCCCGGCCGATTTCCCCCACGGGGTGGAAATTGCCCATGTTTACGGCACCCCCAGCCAAGCAGGGCCGTTTGTGATCCGGGTCAGAATGCCAGCCCATAGCTGGATAGCCCCCCATACGCACAATATGGACGAAACATTGAGCGTTCTGGACGGGCATTTTACCCACTCTGTCGGGGCGGATAAGGCAACCGCCACCACACAGGATCTTGGTCCCGGCGGCTTTGTGCACCTGCCAAAAAACACCCCGCATGCCCTGCGCACCGGCGACAGCCCGGTCACCATGGAAATTTCAGGTATCGGCCCTTTTGGCATGACATACCTGAACCCTGCGGATGACCCGTCGAAAACACCCGCAAAGTAG
- a CDS encoding HU family DNA-binding protein, producing the protein MSKAFIAAVIQDSIQCTGVAANQAANDLIDAIVEELKREGGFTLPSFGTFTVRKTKARKALNPRTGDPVKVKAGKTVRFKASPNLKKAV; encoded by the coding sequence ATGAGCAAGGCTTTTATTGCAGCGGTGATCCAGGATTCCATCCAGTGCACCGGCGTTGCAGCCAATCAGGCAGCGAATGACCTCATCGACGCGATTGTTGAGGAACTCAAGCGCGAAGGTGGTTTCACCCTGCCGTCGTTTGGCACCTTTACTGTCCGCAAGACCAAGGCCCGCAAGGCGCTGAACCCCCGCACGGGTGACCCGGTCAAGGTCAAGGCAGGCAAGACAGTCCGCTTCAAGGCCAGCCCGAACCTTAAAAAGGCTGTCTGA